The following proteins are encoded in a genomic region of Galbibacter sp. BG1:
- a CDS encoding IS3 family transposase (programmed frameshift) yields MNSKNYDQEFKATILELLGTGRTVKSLSDEYGVSQASINRWKRMSKTSGSINTSLGGEENQRIKALEKELKDVKLERDIPKKGGKHLFQERQVIYGFIKDHRGRFPVGKMCKCMRVSKNAYYTWLRAGQGCRPNSGLDGLKERIREVYHGSNRIYGSSRIQKVLERQGVFYSKSYIALLMKKMGLKSILSRKFRVTTTDSGHSFPIAENLLGRDFTSDSLGEKWVSDITYIKIGNGWNYLTTILDLADRKVLSWVLSEDMTVENTVYKAWSLARKRREITDNHLFHSDQGSQYACHRMVSLFYMSPKITQSMSRKGNCWDNAVAESFFKTIKYECIYRHSFKSYLQAYQIIENYIQWYNNVRIHSALDFKTPAEKELELKIKKMYNVA; encoded by the exons ATGAACAGTAAGAATTACGACCAAGAATTTAAAGCTACCATTCTAGAGCTGTTGGGTACCGGCAGAACGGTCAAGTCCCTATCGGATGAGTATGGTGTCAGTCAAGCCTCCATTAACAGATGGAAAAGGATGTCAAAAACATCGGGCAGTATAAATACTTCTTTGGGAGGTGAAGAAAACCAGAGGATCAAAGCCTTGGAAAAAGAGCTGAAAGATGTGAAGTTGGAACGCGATATCC CTAAAAAAGGCGGTAAGCATCTTTTCCAAGAGCGACAGGTGATATACGGTTTCATTAAAGACCATAGAGGCAGATTCCCTGTTGGAAAGATGTGCAAATGCATGCGGGTGAGCAAGAATGCCTACTACACTTGGCTAAGGGCAGGCCAGGGCTGCAGGCCCAATAGTGGCCTGGATGGCTTAAAAGAAAGGATCCGGGAAGTATACCATGGCAGTAACCGGATATATGGCAGTTCAAGAATCCAGAAAGTACTGGAAAGGCAGGGTGTGTTTTATAGCAAGTCCTACATTGCCCTTTTGATGAAAAAAATGGGGCTTAAAAGTATTTTAAGCAGGAAGTTCAGGGTGACCACGACCGATTCGGGGCATTCGTTCCCGATTGCAGAAAACCTACTGGGAAGGGACTTTACCAGCGATAGCCTCGGCGAGAAATGGGTATCGGACATCACATACATCAAAATAGGGAATGGCTGGAATTACCTGACAACAATATTGGATTTGGCGGACAGAAAAGTGCTTTCATGGGTCTTAAGCGAAGATATGACCGTAGAGAACACCGTTTACAAAGCATGGAGCCTGGCCAGAAAAAGAAGGGAAATAACGGACAACCATCTTTTCCATTCGGACCAAGGGAGCCAGTACGCCTGCCACAGAATGGTGTCCCTTTTTTACATGAGCCCTAAAATAACCCAGAGCATGAGCAGGAAGGGAAACTGCTGGGACAATGCCGTGGCGGAAAGCTTCTTTAAGACCATAAAATACGAATGCATCTATAGGCATAGCTTCAAATCGTACCTGCAGGCTTACCAAATTATTGAGAATTACATCCAATGGTACAACAACGTCAGGATACATTCAGCCTTGGACTTTAAAACACCAGCTGAAAAGGAGTTGGAACTAAAAATTAAAAAGATGTATAACGTAGCATAA
- a CDS encoding IS30 family transposase produces the protein MKKYKQLTIHQRYQIEALLETEISKSEIAIIIGVDPCTVYRELSRNIAKRGKTAGSYIAKNAQRRADNRHKMKPKKLQLTEQLKERIAGLLRYEKWSPELISKRLAIEEETCVSHETIYQWIWSVKKSKKKADAKYAKLYKDLKHGSRRQKRGNAKDKRGAIKNRVGIDQRPDVLDHRERIGDIEVDLMMGSNHRSALLVMTDRATLVTMMEKLSGKEAGEVYEKMEKRLTNFSSSWVKTLTFDNGKEFAQHQKIGRLLNAKTYFTRPYTSQDKGTVENRIGVIRRFFPKKTDLRKVSEKRIKEVERLLNYRPIRKFNYQNPIEVLRNKCFALMG, from the coding sequence ATGAAAAAATACAAACAATTGACCATCCACCAAAGGTATCAAATTGAAGCCTTATTGGAAACAGAAATCAGTAAAAGTGAAATAGCTATAATTATCGGGGTCGACCCCTGTACCGTTTACAGGGAGTTATCTAGGAACATTGCCAAACGGGGAAAGACCGCTGGCAGCTATATAGCCAAAAATGCACAGCGAAGAGCAGATAACAGGCATAAAATGAAGCCCAAGAAATTACAGCTCACGGAACAGTTGAAAGAGCGTATCGCGGGTTTGCTCCGTTATGAAAAGTGGAGTCCAGAACTTATAAGCAAACGCTTAGCTATTGAAGAGGAAACCTGTGTGAGCCACGAGACAATATACCAGTGGATATGGAGCGTTAAGAAGAGCAAGAAAAAGGCAGATGCTAAATACGCTAAACTCTACAAAGATCTCAAGCATGGTAGCAGGAGGCAAAAGAGAGGGAACGCCAAGGATAAGCGGGGAGCCATTAAAAACCGTGTAGGAATTGACCAGCGCCCAGATGTGCTGGACCACCGTGAGCGTATAGGCGATATTGAAGTAGACCTGATGATGGGAAGCAATCACAGATCGGCTCTTTTGGTAATGACAGACAGGGCCACATTGGTAACGATGATGGAAAAACTAAGTGGGAAAGAAGCTGGGGAGGTATATGAAAAAATGGAGAAGAGGCTCACCAACTTCAGTTCATCTTGGGTGAAGACCTTGACCTTCGATAACGGAAAGGAGTTTGCACAGCATCAAAAAATAGGAAGGCTCCTCAACGCAAAAACATACTTTACCAGACCTTATACATCACAGGATAAAGGAACCGTAGAGAATAGAATAGGTGTGATAAGAAGATTTTTTCCGAAGAAAACAGACCTGAGAAAAGTCTCAGAAAAAAGAATAAAAGAAGTTGAAAGATTACTAAATTACAGACCGATTAGAAAATTTAATTACCAAAACCCAATTGAAGTCCTAAGAAACAAATGTTTTGCACTTATGGGTTGA